A single genomic interval of Lathyrus oleraceus cultivar Zhongwan6 chromosome 7, CAAS_Psat_ZW6_1.0, whole genome shotgun sequence harbors:
- the LOC127102515 gene encoding uncharacterized protein LOC127102515, which produces MGENPPPPERLLGDYGMTNAPGGRITIVNQPVDMPNFQLNGKSVENSENKQVEEDELLEVDLEIRDHEKTQEEVILLPVVEEDEQKGPKPTIRLPYTQRTKKKKKNEKNFEKFLEIFKKLEINILFAEALEQMPLYDKFMKDIVSKKRSTNTEPVLLTETYSAILQGMKIPVNKKDKGSVTIPCTIGNRTFKKELIDLRVSVSLMPLSIYKILGIGKIQDTGMTLQFVDHSIKRPYVVVEDVIVKIEKFVFPVDFVILEMPEDEEIPLILGRPFLKTGRCMIDIEEGTMTLNVYDEELKIDV; this is translated from the exons ATGGGTGAAAATCCACCACCACCGGAAAGACTATTAGGTGACTATGGGATGACAAATGCACCGGGTGGCAGGATAACAATTGTGAACCAACCGGTGGATATGCCAAACTTTCAGCT AAATGGTAAGTCCGTTGAGAATTCTGAGAATAAACAGGTGGAAGAGGATGAGTTACTAGAAGTGGATTTAGAAATAAGAGATCATGAGAAAACACAAGAAGAGGTTATTCTATTACCAGTTGTGGAGGAAGATGAGCAGAAAGGCCCTAAACCAACCATCAGACTCCCATATACTCAAAGgacaaagaagaagaagaagaatgagaaaaATTTCGAGAAATTCTTGGAGATATTCAAGAAACTTGAGATTAACATTTTGTTCGCTGAggccttggagcaaatgccctTATACGacaaattcatgaaagacattGTCTCAAAGAAACGTTCCACCAACACTGAGCCTGTTTTGTTAACTGAAACCTatagtgctattttgcaggggATGAAGATACCAGTGAATAAGAAAGACAAAGGATCAGTTACTATTCCTTGTACTATAGGAAATAGAACTTTCAAAAAGGAGCTTATTGATTTGAGGGTTAGTGTCAGTTTGATGCCTTTATCTATTTACAAAATATTGGGAATTGGAAAGATTCAAGACACAGGGATGACACTACAATTTGTCGATCACTCAATTAAGCGACCTTATGTAGTGGTGGAAGATGTTATAGTGAAGATAGAAAAATTTGTTTTCCCGGTAGACTTTGTGATTCTTGAAATGCCTGAAGATGAAGAGATTCCTCTCATTTTAGGCAGACCATTTCTAAAGACGGGAAGATGTATGATAGACATAGAAGAAGGAACGATGACTCTAAACGTCTATGATGAAGAATTGAAGATTGATGTCTGA